A portion of the Candidatus Thermoplasmatota archaeon genome contains these proteins:
- a CDS encoding diphosphomevalonate decarboxylase: MKASAVAHPIQGLIKYHGLEDERLRLPFHDSISVCTAPLATRTTIEFGEGETSSATIGEEPATGREFERIADVVGPVLRLAGADLKFKMMSENNFSSNIGLGASSSGFAALALASCRALGLELGDKEVSRIARMGAASAARSVTGAFSRLRRGIGDEDTYSQQIASEDLEMGIIVALVPAFKRTEDAHRDAPSSPFFRSRLAEMPIMIDKMELAIRQREVGRICELAERDTLMLHGITMTGATEMLLWRPETMSVILKVRNMRERGITAFFSIDTGATVYVNTFPNRVKEVRAEIEDLGVDTIECTVGGEAREVKDHLF; encoded by the coding sequence TTGAAGGCCTCGGCTGTCGCACATCCGATCCAGGGCCTGATAAAGTACCACGGCCTCGAGGACGAGAGGCTCCGCCTCCCGTTCCATGACTCCATAAGCGTGTGCACGGCGCCTCTCGCCACCCGCACAACGATCGAGTTCGGGGAGGGGGAGACGAGCAGCGCCACGATAGGCGAGGAGCCGGCCACCGGAAGGGAGTTCGAGAGGATCGCAGACGTCGTCGGCCCCGTCCTTCGGCTGGCTGGCGCTGACCTGAAGTTCAAGATGATGTCCGAGAACAACTTCTCCTCGAACATTGGCCTGGGCGCGTCTTCGTCCGGCTTCGCAGCGCTCGCCCTGGCAAGCTGCAGAGCGCTCGGACTGGAGCTCGGCGACAAGGAGGTCTCGCGAATCGCCAGAATGGGTGCTGCCTCCGCCGCCCGGTCCGTGACCGGCGCATTCTCCCGCCTGAGAAGGGGCATCGGTGACGAGGACACATACTCCCAACAGATAGCTTCAGAGGACCTTGAGATGGGGATCATAGTCGCCCTCGTTCCCGCCTTCAAGCGGACGGAGGACGCCCACAGGGACGCCCCGTCCTCCCCGTTCTTCCGCTCGAGACTGGCGGAGATGCCCATTATGATCGACAAGATGGAGCTCGCCATCAGGCAGAGGGAAGTGGGCAGGATCTGCGAGCTTGCCGAGAGGGACACGCTGATGCTTCACGGGATCACGATGACAGGGGCAACGGAGATGCTCCTCTGGCGACCGGAGACGATGAGCGTGATCCTGAAGGTCAGGAACATGCGGGAGAGGGGGATAACCGCCTTCTTCTCGATCGACACCGGCGCGACGGTCTACGTCAACACGTTCCCAAACAGGGTGAAGGAGGTCAGGGCTGAGATCGAGGACCTGGGCGTTGACACCATAGAGTGCACGGTTGGCGGAGAGGCCAGAGAGGTCAAGGACCACCTTTTCTGA
- a CDS encoding adenylate kinase, producing MRIIILGPPSSGKGTQASVLAKEHGVPHISTGDILRGEVDRKTELGQKAASYMSEGRLVPDGLVIRKIESRLSQEDCARGFILDGYPRTVEQAVALDKIAAPDVVLHIDVTEEEIIRRATGRRVCKTCGAIFHVEFSPPKTAEVCDICGSKLVIREDDAEPTVRKRLGVYRELTAPLIERYGDMLVSIDGNGTPDETLERARSALRDVGRNA from the coding sequence GTGAGGATAATCATTCTCGGCCCGCCAAGTTCTGGCAAAGGTACCCAGGCCTCGGTGCTTGCGAAGGAACACGGTGTCCCGCACATCTCCACCGGGGACATCCTCAGGGGCGAGGTCGACAGGAAGACGGAGCTCGGACAGAAGGCCGCGTCCTACATGTCCGAGGGGAGGCTCGTCCCGGACGGTCTCGTAATCAGGAAGATAGAGAGCAGACTCTCCCAGGAGGACTGCGCGCGAGGTTTCATCCTCGACGGCTACCCAAGGACTGTGGAGCAGGCGGTAGCACTGGACAAGATTGCTGCACCGGATGTCGTCCTTCACATCGACGTGACTGAGGAAGAGATAATCAGGCGGGCGACCGGGAGGAGGGTCTGCAAGACCTGCGGGGCGATATTCCACGTGGAGTTCAGCCCACCAAAGACCGCCGAGGTCTGCGACATCTGCGGCTCGAAGCTGGTCATCCGAGAGGACGACGCCGAGCCCACGGTCAGAAAGAGACTGGGGGTCTATCGGGAATTGACCGCGCCTCTGATCGAGAGGTACGGCGATATGCTCGTCTCGATCGACGGGAACGGCACTCCGGACGAGACGCTCGAGCGGGCTCGGAGCGCTTTGAGAGACGTTGGCAGAAACGCATAA
- a CDS encoding thiamine pyrophosphate-dependent enzyme, with protein sequence MKMKDLPEEDWFVNGHTACPGCGGATVAKIAMKVFGPDTITYFPANCLLVFGGTYPLNSFKVPYLHVLFENSAICAAGISRALKRLGKTDTSVVAFAGDGGTADIGIQALSGAAERNEDIIYVCYDNEAYMNTGIQRSGATPFGAWTTTTPVGSVEAGKGEYKKDIPRIMIAHDAPYVATATLGFIPDLLKKLENAKNKKGCFRYIQIYSPCPPGWRMDSSLGAKISKMVVNTGLWTLYEFEDGKMTINKKPKMTPVEEYTKLQGRFRHLTKENLATLQKYAEEKWRKDQALAEAYS encoded by the coding sequence ATGAAGATGAAGGATCTGCCTGAAGAGGATTGGTTTGTTAACGGACACACGGCCTGCCCAGGCTGTGGCGGTGCGACGGTCGCGAAGATCGCGATGAAGGTCTTCGGGCCTGACACGATAACCTACTTCCCGGCGAACTGTCTGCTGGTCTTTGGCGGGACCTACCCGCTCAACTCGTTCAAGGTTCCATACCTTCACGTTCTCTTCGAGAACTCCGCGATATGCGCCGCCGGGATAAGCAGGGCGCTCAAGAGGCTGGGGAAGACGGACACAAGTGTCGTTGCCTTCGCGGGCGACGGTGGGACCGCAGACATCGGGATACAGGCTCTTTCCGGAGCCGCGGAGAGGAACGAGGACATCATCTACGTCTGCTACGACAACGAGGCCTACATGAACACTGGCATTCAGCGGAGCGGGGCAACACCCTTCGGTGCTTGGACGACCACCACTCCAGTTGGGAGCGTCGAGGCAGGCAAGGGCGAGTACAAGAAGGACATCCCGCGAATCATGATCGCCCACGATGCGCCTTACGTCGCGACCGCCACTCTTGGATTCATTCCCGACCTTCTGAAGAAGCTGGAAAACGCGAAGAACAAGAAGGGCTGCTTCCGGTATATCCAGATATACTCGCCATGCCCACCTGGCTGGCGGATGGACTCCAGCTTGGGAGCGAAGATCTCCAAGATGGTCGTCAACACCGGTCTCTGGACCCTCTACGAGTTCGAGGACGGGAAGATGACCATCAACAAGAAGCCGAAGATGACTCCCGTGGAGGAGTACACCAAGCTCCAGGGCAGGTTCAGGCACCTGACGAAAGAGAACCTAGCTACCCTTCAGAAGTATGCTGAGGAGAAGTGGAGAAAGGACCAGGCACTCGCTGAGGCGTACAGCTAA
- the porA gene encoding pyruvate ferredoxin oxidoreductase: MVEKRIVTGNYAAAYGALLSRVEVIAAYPITPQTFIVEHVSEFVNDGKLDAEYMPVESEHSAMSACVAATATGVRSYTATSSQGLALMHEVLYVAAGLHLPIVMPVVNRTIAAPIGIWCEHNDTMAERDSGWLQCFCENNQEVLDMVVQAYKVAENTKVLLPVMVNLDAFILSHTVEPVEFPDQKDVDEFLPRYDPKHAYLRPKDPMVVGSFASPEYIQEFRYQTEESTQNAKEVIKQVNDEFAKKFGRDYGGAVEEYRMDDAEVGLITLGTVSATTRDVVDELRDEGKSVGLVKMRWFRPYPTEIIRDIASRVKALGVYDRAMSFGTGGPNYMDTKSALYGHSTIPVLGFLAGLGGRDVMVKDIRLMFERTLEAAKNDRVEKEVTWIGTRGVQP; encoded by the coding sequence ATGGTCGAGAAAAGAATCGTCACAGGTAACTATGCCGCCGCCTACGGAGCGCTGCTCTCGCGGGTCGAGGTGATAGCTGCCTACCCGATAACACCCCAGACGTTCATCGTGGAGCACGTCTCCGAGTTCGTGAACGACGGCAAGCTCGACGCTGAGTACATGCCCGTCGAGAGCGAGCATAGCGCCATGAGCGCGTGCGTTGCTGCGACCGCGACCGGCGTGAGGTCCTACACGGCGACATCCTCGCAGGGTCTCGCGCTCATGCACGAGGTCCTCTACGTGGCGGCGGGGCTTCACCTGCCGATAGTCATGCCCGTCGTCAACAGGACGATCGCAGCTCCCATTGGCATCTGGTGCGAGCACAACGACACGATGGCGGAGAGGGACAGCGGCTGGCTGCAGTGCTTCTGCGAGAACAACCAGGAGGTTCTGGACATGGTGGTCCAGGCATACAAGGTCGCGGAGAACACCAAGGTCCTCCTGCCGGTGATGGTGAACCTCGATGCATTCATTCTCTCTCACACGGTCGAGCCGGTCGAGTTCCCCGACCAGAAGGACGTGGACGAGTTCCTTCCCCGCTACGATCCGAAGCACGCGTACCTCAGGCCCAAGGACCCGATGGTCGTGGGTTCGTTCGCCTCCCCGGAATACATCCAGGAGTTCAGATACCAGACCGAGGAGAGCACCCAGAACGCGAAGGAAGTGATTAAGCAAGTGAACGACGAGTTCGCAAAGAAGTTCGGTCGCGACTACGGCGGGGCGGTAGAGGAATACCGCATGGACGATGCCGAGGTCGGACTCATCACGCTTGGAACGGTGTCCGCGACGACCAGGGATGTCGTGGATGAGCTGAGAGACGAGGGCAAGAGCGTTGGACTGGTGAAGATGAGATGGTTCCGTCCATATCCGACGGAGATCATCAGGGACATAGCCTCGCGGGTGAAGGCGCTCGGCGTCTACGACAGGGCGATGTCCTTCGGCACTGGAGGACCGAACTACATGGACACGAAGAGCGCATTGTACGGGCACTCCACGATTCCCGTCCTGGGGTTCCTGGCGGGCCTCGGCGGCAGGGACGTGATGGTGAAGGACATCAGGCTTATGTTCGAAAGGACGCTCGAGGCGGCCAAGAATGACCGGGTCGAGAAAGAGGTCACTTGGATAGGCACCAGGGGGGTGCAGCCATGA
- a CDS encoding 4Fe-4S binding protein, with product MPLSLATKPTKTDSGLVGPGSSVENKTGSWRTFTPKYDEEACNNCLMCWFYCPDAAIKRLEPPKKVGFDMDYCKGCGICEEVCPADAIEMVR from the coding sequence ATGCCTCTGAGCCTCGCGACCAAGCCGACGAAGACGGATTCCGGCCTCGTCGGACCCGGCAGCTCTGTAGAGAACAAGACGGGCAGCTGGAGGACCTTCACACCGAAGTACGACGAGGAGGCCTGCAACAACTGCCTCATGTGCTGGTTCTACTGTCCCGATGCGGCGATCAAGCGGCTCGAGCCGCCCAAGAAGGTGGGCTTTGATATGGACTACTGCAAGGGATGCGGGATATGCGAAGAGGTCTGTCCCGCCGATGCGATAGAGATGGTGAGATAA
- a CDS encoding DUF998 domain-containing protein gives MRSPARLGGIFGLVLIACFLAGYITAWALSPWYGFGGDYLSDLGIGEGAFAFNIGVMSAGLITIPFAWGLWNALREHILGKLGSLVCALAGIFLFLVGVFPEDQVPTHYIVSVSFFASLGVALIILALPMIRSPVFRRVAAPLTVVIIVLSIVLAISIFLVIPMEAGPLMETIAVLEALVWVFVASVQMILFARSEQEEIQAQE, from the coding sequence ATGCGAAGTCCCGCGAGGTTGGGCGGCATCTTTGGACTGGTTCTCATAGCATGCTTCCTGGCGGGATACATCACGGCATGGGCGTTGAGTCCGTGGTATGGTTTTGGCGGGGACTACCTGAGCGATCTGGGTATCGGCGAGGGAGCGTTCGCCTTCAACATCGGCGTGATGTCAGCGGGGCTCATCACGATTCCATTCGCTTGGGGGCTATGGAACGCTCTGCGGGAACACATCCTTGGGAAGCTGGGCAGCCTCGTGTGCGCCTTGGCGGGGATCTTCCTGTTCCTCGTTGGTGTCTTCCCGGAGGACCAGGTGCCGACCCACTACATCGTCAGCGTATCCTTCTTCGCATCGCTCGGGGTGGCACTGATCATCCTGGCTCTTCCGATGATCCGCTCTCCCGTTTTCCGGCGGGTGGCGGCGCCGCTCACGGTCGTCATCATCGTCCTATCGATCGTGCTGGCAATATCGATCTTCCTGGTCATCCCGATGGAGGCGGGCCCGCTGATGGAGACCATTGCGGTGCTTGAGGCCCTCGTGTGGGTGTTCGTCGCATCCGTGCAGATGATCCTCTTCGCCCGCTCAGAGCAAGAAGAGATCCAGGCGCAAGAATGA
- a CDS encoding ARMT1-like domain-containing protein produces MKITPECFPCLLRRSLYETNLVNPELGYEAMKAAADVLLCEFGENSNSAEVATKVHRAVYDLLGTDDPYKDIKKRCNDIALKLYPRAEELVRGSEDPFKAAVICSIAGNVLDFGIASKIGGPEELESVFEDLCLEGLGHDDTPRIKEMLSGSEEVLLFGDNAGEIVFDRLLIKELKKFGGRVSYVVRGEPILTDATMEDAREFHLDELADEVLTTNAFAVGVDFDRLGSTLKGKLEGGNLIICKGMANWESFSDQDYRPIAYLARAKCMPIAESMGVPLDRSSAKLFE; encoded by the coding sequence ATGAAGATCACGCCAGAGTGCTTTCCCTGCCTGCTTCGGCGGTCGCTCTACGAGACGAACCTCGTGAATCCGGAACTCGGCTACGAAGCGATGAAGGCCGCCGCGGACGTCCTTCTCTGCGAGTTCGGCGAGAACTCGAACTCGGCGGAAGTGGCGACCAAGGTTCATCGGGCTGTGTACGATCTGCTGGGCACGGACGACCCGTACAAGGACATCAAGAAGAGATGCAACGACATCGCGCTGAAGCTCTATCCCCGCGCGGAGGAGCTCGTCCGCGGGTCTGAGGACCCCTTCAAGGCGGCGGTGATATGTTCGATCGCGGGGAACGTTCTGGATTTCGGCATCGCATCGAAGATCGGCGGGCCGGAGGAACTGGAGTCGGTCTTCGAGGACCTCTGCTTGGAGGGCTTGGGGCATGACGACACTCCCAGGATCAAGGAGATGCTCTCCGGATCGGAGGAGGTCCTGCTTTTCGGGGACAACGCCGGTGAGATAGTCTTCGACAGGCTCCTGATCAAGGAACTGAAGAAGTTCGGCGGGAGGGTCTCCTACGTCGTGAGGGGCGAGCCAATCCTCACGGATGCGACCATGGAGGACGCGCGGGAGTTCCACCTGGACGAGCTGGCGGACGAGGTCCTGACCACGAACGCGTTCGCGGTGGGCGTGGACTTCGATCGCCTGGGCAGCACCCTGAAGGGGAAGCTGGAGGGAGGCAACCTGATAATCTGCAAGGGCATGGCGAACTGGGAGTCCTTCTCCGATCAGGACTACAGGCCGATCGCCTATCTTGCTCGGGCGAAATGCATGCCGATTGCGGAGAGCATGGGCGTCCCGCTCGACCGGAGCTCCGCCAAGCTCTTCGAGTGA
- a CDS encoding DNA topoisomerase IV subunit A: MENNRNQKPIEELYHIAESIYDQLESGDIPGMSIPLRTKSNINFMPRKGVWKYGKAKGSRTAKKLRGAYMLLRTMYMLDFIREMIEQSKSSTLREMYYISEGWGLAKFGSQNESNHLAEDMEIITGCMREDFKLRPEEDGARVMGNVTIEETNRKGVKKKINCRDDVGDSGYGIPYNVEKDKIRFIDSDVDFAIAIETGGMFDRLVENGFDEDSRCFLIHLKGQPARSTRRFMKRLNEEMGVPLIVFTDCDPWSFRIFASVAYGAIKTAHISEYLATPTAVYLGITATDILNYDLPTDKLSGVDVKALESELTDPRFKDRFWKDEIELMLKIKKKAEQQALAKYGLDFATDTYLPEKLTQLGLLK, translated from the coding sequence ATGGAGAACAACAGGAATCAGAAACCCATTGAGGAGCTCTATCACATCGCCGAGAGCATCTACGACCAGCTCGAGTCCGGCGACATCCCGGGGATGAGCATCCCGCTGAGGACGAAGAGCAACATCAACTTCATGCCCCGGAAGGGCGTCTGGAAGTACGGCAAGGCCAAGGGCTCGAGGACCGCCAAGAAGCTCCGCGGGGCGTACATGCTCCTCCGCACGATGTACATGCTCGACTTCATAAGGGAGATGATCGAGCAGTCCAAGTCCTCGACGCTGAGGGAGATGTACTACATCTCGGAGGGCTGGGGGCTGGCGAAGTTCGGGTCGCAGAACGAGTCCAACCACCTCGCGGAGGACATGGAGATAATCACGGGATGCATGCGCGAGGACTTCAAGCTCAGGCCCGAGGAGGACGGTGCCAGGGTGATGGGCAACGTCACGATCGAGGAGACGAACAGGAAGGGAGTCAAGAAGAAGATCAACTGCCGCGACGATGTCGGCGACTCAGGGTACGGGATCCCGTACAACGTCGAGAAGGACAAGATACGCTTCATCGACTCCGATGTTGACTTCGCCATTGCGATAGAGACCGGCGGCATGTTCGACAGGCTCGTGGAGAACGGCTTCGACGAGGACTCGAGGTGCTTCCTGATCCACCTGAAGGGTCAGCCCGCCCGCTCGACGCGCAGGTTCATGAAGCGGCTGAACGAGGAGATGGGCGTCCCGCTAATCGTGTTCACGGATTGCGACCCGTGGTCCTTCAGGATATTCGCGTCCGTTGCGTACGGGGCGATCAAGACCGCTCACATCTCCGAGTACCTGGCGACCCCGACGGCCGTGTACCTGGGGATAACCGCCACGGACATACTGAACTACGACCTCCCCACGGACAAGCTGAGCGGGGTGGACGTCAAGGCGCTCGAGTCGGAGCTCACGGACCCGAGGTTCAAGGACAGGTTCTGGAAGGACGAGATCGAGCTGATGCTGAAGATCAAGAAGAAGGCGGAGCAGCAGGCGCTGGCGAAGTACGGGCTGGACTTCGCGACGGACACGTACCTGCCGGAGAAGCTGACCCAGCTGGGCCTGCTGAAGTAG